A single Streptococcus thermophilus DNA region contains:
- a CDS encoding helical hairpin domain-containing protein: MVVTKVKQIKSVNKLSDGIKYIEDGAKTIGAELLDSDLNFPIKFVNGQPVSQLVSGNMIIDVESAYSEMMQLKQLANLEKGRPINNEELVKNDVLAHHVIQSFSPEDNLTPEQVHEIGRKTALELTGGSHQFVIATHMDKGHLHNHIYINSTNSVTLNKFRWQKGTKKALEQISDKYADLAGAKILENKNQFGHKEYSAYQKENVFKLEIKSRLEFLLKHSTSLGDFQEKAKALNLAVDFSGKYAKYKLLDKDQKRNTRDSTLSKKGRYSLEQIQERIAKNKIVHPLQSIKSEYDKLQAEKAEDFEIRVKIEPWQVEHETDTGIYLQMQYGIANQGTVKIPSRLVDKQDDGSFDVFIKKSDFFYFINPDNSASNKFMKGSTLINQLAYESGEYILTKNPNISKLDLLVKEYNYLVSHNVSDSDQFHELRDRFIAQIEETQDSLDRLDDKVERLNKIASALEDIHSESPIDAKVAYQVLEELNISPSVNPKEIEKQVVEVSIERKALKEKFDSIVKDFTQYEKLEKHAQARRQEISPQKNDPEEIER, encoded by the coding sequence TTGGTAGTAACAAAAGTCAAACAGATAAAATCGGTCAATAAATTATCTGATGGTATCAAGTATATTGAAGATGGTGCTAAAACCATTGGAGCTGAATTGCTTGATTCAGATTTAAACTTTCCTATCAAGTTTGTAAATGGTCAACCTGTCTCTCAGTTGGTTTCAGGAAATATGATAATTGATGTTGAGTCTGCTTATTCAGAAATGATGCAACTGAAGCAACTTGCCAATTTAGAAAAAGGCAGACCAATCAATAATGAGGAGTTGGTCAAAAATGACGTTTTAGCCCACCATGTTATTCAATCATTTTCCCCTGAAGATAATCTGACACCTGAACAGGTACATGAAATTGGACGAAAGACGGCACTTGAGTTGACAGGTGGAAGTCATCAATTTGTGATTGCTACTCACATGGACAAGGGGCATCTACACAATCACATTTATATCAATTCCACTAACTCAGTAACTCTTAATAAATTCAGATGGCAGAAGGGCACAAAAAAAGCCCTGGAGCAAATTTCTGATAAGTATGCTGATTTAGCAGGAGCAAAAATCCTTGAAAATAAAAATCAATTTGGTCACAAAGAATACTCAGCATATCAGAAAGAAAATGTCTTCAAATTAGAAATCAAGTCCCGTCTTGAATTTCTTTTGAAACACTCAACCAGTCTAGGGGACTTTCAAGAGAAGGCAAAGGCGCTTAATCTTGCAGTGGACTTTTCAGGCAAATATGCCAAGTATAAATTACTTGATAAAGACCAAAAGAGAAATACTCGTGACAGCACCTTGTCAAAAAAGGGACGTTACTCTTTGGAACAAATTCAAGAGCGAATAGCTAAAAATAAAATCGTGCATCCGCTACAGTCAATTAAAAGCGAGTATGACAAATTACAAGCCGAGAAAGCTGAAGATTTTGAAATCAGGGTCAAGATTGAACCGTGGCAGGTCGAGCATGAAACAGACACAGGGATTTATCTTCAAATGCAGTATGGGATAGCCAATCAAGGAACAGTTAAAATTCCAAGTCGCTTAGTTGATAAACAGGATGACGGGAGCTTTGATGTCTTTATCAAGAAATCTGATTTTTTCTATTTCATCAATCCTGACAATTCAGCAAGTAACAAATTTATGAAAGGGTCAACGCTTATCAATCAGCTTGCTTATGAGAGTGGAGAATATATCTTGACCAAGAACCCTAATATTTCCAAGTTGGATTTACTGGTCAAGGAATATAATTACCTAGTCAGTCATAATGTATCTGATTCTGACCAGTTTCATGAACTACGTGACCGCTTTATTGCTCAAATTGAAGAAACACAAGATTCATTAGATAGGCTTGATGACAAAGTGGAACGCTTGAACAAAATTGCTTCAGCGCTTGAAGATATTCATTCAGAAAGTCCGATTGATGCAAAAGTAGCTTATCAAGTTTTGGAAGAACTCAATATTTCACCTTCAGTCAATCCAAAAGAGATTGAAAAACAGGTTGTTGAGGTTTCAATCGAACGGAAAGCCCTGAAGGAAAAATTTGATAGTATTGTTAAAGACTTTACTCAATATGAAAAACTTGAGAAACACGCTCAAGCAAGAAGACAAGAAATTTCTCCACAGAAAAATGACCCTGAAGAAATAGAAAGATAG
- a CDS encoding plasmid mobilization protein, with protein sequence MTNEKRYREIQRKMRVTPRENDLIKERMALHGFKNFNTYARYMLLTGEVVTVDYSELIKLRTEINRIGTNINQLVKYINTNEEVSLENYRTLQESLAEVKRLVDENFNREIAHIEKVLKERKE encoded by the coding sequence ATGACAAACGAGAAACGATATAGAGAGATTCAGCGAAAAATGAGAGTGACTCCAAGAGAAAATGACCTGATAAAAGAAAGAATGGCACTTCATGGATTTAAAAATTTTAACACTTATGCTCGTTATATGCTTTTGACTGGTGAGGTGGTAACAGTTGATTATTCTGAGTTGATAAAATTGAGAACAGAGATAAATAGAATTGGTACAAATATCAACCAACTTGTAAAATATATCAACACGAATGAAGAAGTTAGTCTTGAAAATTATCGAACTTTGCAGGAATCGTTAGCAGAGGTTAAACGCTTGGTTGATGAAAATTTTAACCGAGAAATTGCCCATATTGAAAAAGTCTTGAAGGAAAGAAAGGAGTAA
- a CDS encoding transcriptional regulator, which translates to MNETIEATLLLNLFYFENGTYTKNENFIEAKRRKAIALLDEDADELKDIDPELAQEYAETISYLETLSDEEYQTKKEELLQQVEVN; encoded by the coding sequence ATGAATGAAACAATCGAAGCAACATTACTTTTGAACCTATTCTATTTTGAGAATGGCACATATACCAAGAATGAAAATTTTATCGAAGCCAAGCGCAGAAAAGCGATTGCTCTTTTAGATGAAGATGCTGACGAGCTAAAAGACATTGACCCTGAATTAGCTCAAGAATATGCTGAGACAATCAGCTATCTTGAAACTCTTTCTGATGAAGAGTATCAAACCAAAAAAGAAGAATTGCTTCAACAAGTTGAAGTCAATTAA
- a CDS encoding PBECR4 domain-containing protein, translating into MASIEELKQLSILEVAESLGMQLHRTGSHTYAWQEHDSFTINTRDNYFNWFARSIGGDVIKMVQIVQEEMTGESVSFKQAKHFLEEGSFDVVDATIIPEKEPFHYYLEPYETEFKEGREYLKEIRGLSDETIDFFAEKGVLSQATKKTGDYFEPVIVFKSLDTQNEVIGASLQGIRENLDLYERGRLKQIMRASDGLTGMHVDIGTPSRLVFAEAPIDLMSYYELKKDSLQDVRLVAMDGLKESTVSRHVAELLTEIGELNGEVDQEKKSSFLADMARVTTFFEDGKHQDLITLAVDNDEAGHAFIQRLTAKQIGLTLDLPPIAEGLEKMDWNDYLKNYKHPTVENKEKAPDRSQELSNIGGELFNRNFSSLETEVSGIALQPEESMTQPDFPANVYLYFNIDRSKESSVGLRNGYHYATDKDIRFLNRYAEEFQKSASWYLNELADSKVTYFYQDLDEIKMLQIDFEKKNWMHLTGLAPVYQEWADNLSEQFIEDIASGNGNFANLSVGTGFRDKAKLLPLLPEIFETDSFVFDDLSSVEKMGRLDVSSSIRSDDKDILLAFRTDDNSSFPATLLKPNTALNIELDALNQEKIILGVFAEKNNQIKILSLNNEFITDNGKEMLETLQKNKEVTPLKEEINLQDGGHIMSTNQDQNLRNQLDQTLREEEQKKIEQHQQEELERDSDGDGLSDEQEKNQGTSPYNADTDGDGKSDNEEIVYGSNPVDAEHPNSQNTPSSEPTKTVAELIEAKDSKGLSQLLKDGVNDYFESDTYKQYLETMSKFHSYSPRNIQLIVMQNPDASHVASFKKWKDDFERSVNKGEKALRIFAPITLKKKDPKTHEPLLDENGNEQTYTSFKLVPVFDISQTNGKELAKPIYELEGTYQDYGNLYKSAKEVSEANGVPLSFSNDTGTANGYYSPKENHIVIKQGMSEQQTLKTIFHEMAHSDLHNLEKLQEEPLKRSTAELQAESVAFVVASHYGLDTSDYSFGYLATWSQDPEGLSDLEAQIKIVQKEADSLISRIDKSLEKYQSKELKKDAFQEKIDRLKNKDKEKTVEPKEKEQAKDSPKKAQKSDNEMSL; encoded by the coding sequence ATGGCAAGTATCGAAGAACTGAAGCAGTTATCCATTTTAGAGGTAGCTGAGAGCCTAGGAATGCAACTACACCGAACAGGAAGCCATACTTACGCCTGGCAAGAGCATGATTCCTTTACTATCAATACCAGGGATAATTATTTCAATTGGTTTGCCCGTTCTATTGGTGGTGACGTGATAAAAATGGTTCAGATAGTCCAAGAAGAAATGACAGGAGAATCTGTCTCTTTTAAGCAAGCTAAACATTTCCTGGAAGAGGGGAGCTTTGATGTAGTGGATGCAACTATTATTCCTGAAAAAGAACCTTTTCATTATTATCTTGAACCCTATGAAACTGAATTCAAGGAGGGTAGAGAATATTTGAAGGAAATCAGGGGCTTGTCTGATGAGACGATCGATTTTTTCGCAGAAAAAGGCGTCTTATCACAAGCCACTAAAAAGACAGGTGATTATTTTGAACCTGTCATTGTTTTCAAAAGCCTGGACACTCAAAATGAGGTTATAGGAGCTTCTTTGCAAGGGATAAGGGAAAACTTAGACTTGTACGAAAGAGGGCGCTTAAAACAAATAATGAGGGCTTCAGATGGCTTGACAGGGATGCACGTTGATATTGGGACACCATCCCGTCTAGTTTTTGCTGAAGCTCCAATAGACCTTATGAGCTACTATGAACTCAAAAAGGACTCCCTTCAGGATGTCCGTTTAGTTGCTATGGATGGCTTAAAAGAATCAACTGTGAGTCGTCACGTGGCAGAACTTTTGACTGAGATTGGTGAACTTAATGGCGAGGTTGACCAGGAGAAAAAATCTTCCTTCCTGGCTGACATGGCTAGAGTAACCACTTTCTTTGAAGATGGAAAACACCAGGATTTAATTACCCTTGCCGTTGATAATGATGAGGCAGGGCATGCCTTCATTCAGCGTTTAACCGCAAAACAAATTGGACTTACTCTTGACCTTCCACCAATAGCAGAAGGACTGGAAAAAATGGACTGGAATGATTATCTAAAAAATTATAAGCATCCAACGGTTGAGAACAAAGAAAAAGCTCCTGACCGAAGTCAAGAGCTGTCTAACATTGGGGGCGAACTTTTTAATCGCAATTTCAGTTCTTTAGAAACCGAAGTTTCAGGGATAGCACTGCAACCCGAAGAGTCAATGACTCAACCTGATTTTCCTGCCAATGTTTACTTATATTTTAACATTGATAGGTCTAAAGAGTCAAGTGTTGGGCTTAGAAATGGCTATCATTATGCAACAGACAAAGATATTCGTTTTCTTAATAGATATGCTGAAGAGTTTCAAAAGTCAGCATCCTGGTATTTGAATGAGCTTGCTGATAGCAAGGTCACTTATTTCTATCAAGACCTTGACGAAATTAAAATGCTTCAGATTGACTTTGAGAAGAAAAATTGGATGCACTTAACAGGACTAGCTCCTGTTTACCAGGAATGGGCGGACAATCTATCAGAGCAGTTTATCGAAGATATAGCTTCAGGAAACGGAAACTTTGCTAACTTATCCGTTGGAACAGGGTTTAGAGATAAAGCAAAATTATTACCTTTACTACCTGAAATATTTGAAACAGATTCATTTGTTTTTGATGATTTATCCTCAGTTGAAAAAATGGGACGACTCGATGTCTCAAGCTCTATTCGTTCTGATGATAAAGATATATTATTAGCTTTTAGGACTGATGACAATTCATCTTTCCCTGCAACGCTTTTAAAACCAAATACAGCCTTAAACATTGAACTAGATGCATTGAATCAAGAAAAAATTATCTTAGGTGTATTTGCTGAAAAGAATAATCAAATAAAAATTCTATCTCTTAATAATGAATTTATCACGGATAATGGAAAAGAAATGCTTGAGACTTTACAGAAAAATAAAGAAGTTACACCGCTTAAAGAAGAAATAAATTTACAAGATGGAGGGCATATAATGTCAACAAATCAAGACCAAAATTTAAGAAATCAGCTTGACCAAACTCTTAGAGAAGAAGAGCAAAAAAAGATTGAACAACATCAACAAGAAGAACTGGAACGGGATTCAGATGGTGACGGTCTTTCTGATGAACAAGAGAAAAATCAAGGGACAAGTCCTTACAATGCAGATACAGATGGAGACGGGAAATCGGATAATGAAGAAATTGTATATGGGTCAAATCCAGTTGATGCTGAGCATCCAAATTCTCAAAATACCCCTTCTTCAGAACCAACAAAAACTGTTGCTGAACTGATTGAAGCAAAAGACAGTAAAGGGCTTTCGCAATTATTGAAGGACGGTGTCAATGATTATTTTGAATCAGATACGTATAAACAATACCTTGAAACAATGAGCAAGTTTCACAGCTATTCCCCAAGAAATATTCAGTTGATTGTAATGCAAAATCCTGATGCTTCCCACGTAGCATCTTTCAAAAAGTGGAAGGATGACTTTGAAAGAAGTGTCAATAAAGGCGAGAAGGCGCTACGGATTTTTGCGCCAATTACCCTTAAAAAGAAAGACCCTAAAACGCATGAACCCCTTCTTGATGAAAATGGAAATGAACAAACCTACACGTCCTTTAAACTTGTTCCTGTCTTTGATATTTCCCAAACAAACGGAAAAGAATTAGCAAAGCCTATTTATGAACTCGAAGGGACTTATCAAGATTATGGCAACCTTTATAAGTCGGCTAAAGAGGTTTCAGAAGCTAATGGCGTTCCTCTTTCTTTCAGCAATGACACAGGAACTGCCAATGGTTATTACTCTCCAAAAGAAAATCATATTGTGATTAAGCAAGGGATGTCTGAGCAACAAACTTTAAAAACAATCTTCCATGAAATGGCACATTCAGATTTACACAATTTAGAAAAGTTGCAAGAAGAACCATTGAAACGAAGTACCGCAGAATTGCAGGCGGAGTCAGTCGCTTTTGTTGTTGCTAGTCACTATGGGTTAGACACAAGTGATTACAGTTTTGGTTATTTGGCAACATGGTCACAAGACCCTGAAGGACTTTCAGACCTAGAAGCACAAATCAAAATTGTCCAAAAAGAAGCAGATAGTTTGATTTCAAGAATTGATAAATCGCTTGAAAAGTATCAAAGTAAGGAACTAAAAAAAGATGCTTTTCAGGAAAAAATTGACCGACTGAAAAACAAAGATAAAGAAAAGACAGTTGAGCCTAAAGAGAAAGAGCAGGCGAAAGATTCGCCAAAAAAAGCACAAAAGAGCGACAACGAGATGAGCCTGTAA